The following are encoded together in the Deinococcus humi genome:
- a CDS encoding glutaredoxin family protein codes for MPEVILYATPTCPDCHALRLWLGQHGIPYEERDLTVPAVANEAKARYGVRVAPITVVGEQFFYGTFDQQRPKLEALLA; via the coding sequence ATGCCAGAGGTCATCCTGTACGCGACGCCCACCTGCCCGGACTGCCACGCCCTGCGCCTGTGGCTTGGTCAGCACGGCATTCCCTATGAAGAGCGTGACCTGACGGTCCCCGCTGTGGCGAACGAGGCAAAGGCGCGGTACGGCGTGCGCGTCGCGCCGATCACTGTCGTAGGCGAGCAGTTCTTTTACGGCACCTTTGACCAGCAGCGCCCAAAACTCGAAGCACTTCTGGCCTGA
- a CDS encoding MBL fold metallo-hydrolase, with translation MYFQRFYDTDLAQASYLIGCQKTGECLVVDPVRDITQYLNEAKSQKLRVTHVTETHIHADYLSGSRELAKATDARLLLSDEGGEGWQYTYDDGNQTQLHDGDSFMVGNIRIQAVHTPGHTPEHLSFLVTDTPRGDTPSMMLTGDFVFVGDLGRPDLLDEAAGGQDTRFVGAGQMFASLRDKFLTLPDYVQVWPGHGSGSACGKALGAVPTTTVGYERALSWWGRLVEQGDEETFTRELLSGQPDAPLYYGRMKTENRDGPALLGQVGALAAFSATDVRQRLEAGARLIDTRKKEEHQATAPLGSINIPDGGTLETWAGWLLKPEREFILLSPADRAEALRRKLWMVGLDHIIGFIPSALGLEIAAAQPIPATELGSHPDALVLDVRAKTEYEEGHIPGARQLHAGRLPWTLDTLPRDREIVVHCQGGARSAAAASLLRAEGFDVLELAGGYDAWTKTQTTLKTD, from the coding sequence ATGTACTTCCAACGCTTCTACGACACGGACCTCGCGCAGGCGTCCTACCTGATCGGCTGCCAGAAGACCGGCGAATGCCTGGTGGTGGACCCGGTGCGCGACATCACCCAGTACCTCAACGAGGCGAAAAGCCAGAAACTGCGCGTCACCCACGTCACCGAGACCCACATCCACGCCGACTACCTCTCGGGGAGCCGCGAACTGGCCAAGGCGACAGACGCCAGGCTCCTGCTCTCCGACGAGGGCGGTGAGGGCTGGCAGTACACCTACGACGACGGCAACCAGACCCAACTGCATGACGGCGACAGCTTCATGGTGGGCAACATTCGCATCCAGGCCGTGCACACGCCCGGCCACACACCAGAGCACCTGAGCTTTCTGGTCACCGATACTCCCCGTGGCGACACGCCGAGCATGATGCTGACCGGCGACTTCGTGTTCGTCGGCGACCTGGGCCGCCCCGATCTACTCGACGAGGCGGCCGGCGGTCAGGACACCCGCTTTGTCGGCGCCGGGCAGATGTTCGCCAGCCTGCGCGACAAGTTCCTGACGCTGCCCGATTACGTGCAGGTGTGGCCTGGTCACGGCTCGGGCAGCGCGTGCGGCAAGGCGCTGGGCGCGGTGCCCACCACGACTGTGGGTTACGAGCGGGCGCTGAGCTGGTGGGGCAGGCTGGTAGAGCAGGGCGACGAGGAAACCTTCACGCGGGAGTTGCTCTCTGGCCAGCCGGACGCGCCGCTGTACTACGGGCGCATGAAGACGGAAAATCGTGACGGTCCCGCTCTGCTGGGTCAGGTTGGAGCGCTCGCTGCGTTCAGTGCCACTGACGTGCGTCAGCGCCTCGAGGCCGGTGCCCGGCTGATTGATACGCGCAAGAAAGAAGAGCACCAGGCCACCGCGCCCTTGGGCAGCATCAACATCCCCGACGGCGGCACGCTGGAGACCTGGGCCGGGTGGTTGCTCAAGCCGGAACGCGAGTTCATCCTGCTCTCTCCTGCAGACCGGGCGGAAGCACTGCGCCGCAAGCTGTGGATGGTGGGCCTGGACCACATCATTGGCTTCATTCCCAGCGCTCTGGGGCTGGAGATAGCAGCCGCGCAGCCCATTCCCGCGACCGAACTGGGCTCGCATCCGGACGCCCTGGTGCTCGACGTGCGGGCGAAAACCGAGTACGAGGAAGGCCACATCCCCGGCGCCCGCCAGCTGCACGCTGGACGCTTGCCCTGGACGTTGGACACCCTGCCGCGCGACCGCGAGATCGTCGTGCATTGCCAGGGCGGCGCCCGGAGCGCCGCCGCCGCGAGCCTGCTGCGCGCCGAGGGCTTCGACGTGCTCGAACTTGCCGGGGGCTACGACGCCTGGACGAAGACGCAGACGACCCTCAAGACCGACTGA
- a CDS encoding sulfite exporter TauE/SafE family protein translates to MIFAWIGAILIGLSLGLLGSGGSILTVPVLVYLVGEPAKLAITESLVIVGAISMVGLIPHARAGRVAWRSVLVFGVPGVLGTVLGTTLSHFVPGVVQLSIFAVVMLLAAIFMLRPPVAGQAPRPPAPGWTGILASAGQGLGVGILTGLVGVGGGFLIIPALVFLGGLPIELAVGTSLVIITLNSATGFLKHALAGETHLHWTLIGTFAAIGILGSALGTRIGTKIRGPALRRGFGIFLVVMGAYVLATNVPRLLSPPVTAHAALPPAP, encoded by the coding sequence GTGATCTTTGCCTGGATCGGGGCGATCCTGATCGGCCTGTCGCTGGGACTGCTCGGTTCCGGCGGCAGCATCCTGACCGTGCCGGTGCTGGTGTACCTCGTCGGTGAACCGGCCAAGCTGGCGATCACCGAGAGTCTCGTCATCGTCGGCGCGATCAGCATGGTGGGCCTGATCCCCCACGCCCGCGCCGGACGGGTCGCGTGGCGCAGCGTTCTGGTGTTCGGCGTCCCTGGCGTGCTTGGTACGGTGCTCGGCACCACGCTCAGCCACTTTGTCCCGGGGGTCGTCCAGCTGTCCATCTTCGCCGTCGTGATGCTGCTCGCCGCGATCTTTATGCTGCGGCCCCCCGTGGCGGGCCAGGCGCCGCGTCCCCCTGCCCCGGGCTGGACAGGCATCCTGGCGTCCGCCGGGCAGGGCCTGGGCGTGGGCATCCTGACCGGCCTGGTCGGTGTGGGCGGGGGCTTTCTGATCATCCCCGCGCTGGTTTTCCTGGGCGGTCTGCCGATCGAGCTCGCGGTGGGCACCAGCCTGGTGATCATCACCCTGAATTCCGCCACAGGCTTTCTCAAGCACGCCCTGGCCGGGGAGACACACCTGCATTGGACGCTTATCGGCACCTTCGCCGCGATCGGCATCCTGGGCAGCGCGCTCGGCACGCGGATCGGCACGAAGATCCGCGGCCCCGCGCTGCGCCGCGGCTTCGGCATCTTCCTGGTGGTGATGGGCGCGTACGTGCTCGCCACCAATGTGCCCCGCCTGCTGTCGCCCCCGGTAACCGCGCATGCGGCCCTCCCCCCAGCCCCCTGA
- a CDS encoding metal-sensitive transcriptional regulator — MTAELPDVTLPEGEHCHTGHTLCMPEDSRKRAARRLAIARGHLDSIRRSLEDPDVYCVDVLRQIKAVQGALDGAAGVILRGHLEAHVATAATRGDEAEIVDELMEIFKYV, encoded by the coding sequence ATGACCGCTGAGCTGCCGGACGTGACCCTCCCGGAGGGGGAGCACTGCCATACGGGCCACACCCTCTGCATGCCAGAGGACAGCCGCAAGCGCGCCGCGCGTCGTCTCGCCATCGCCCGTGGGCACCTGGACAGCATCCGCCGCTCTTTGGAAGACCCGGACGTGTACTGCGTGGACGTCCTGCGGCAGATCAAGGCCGTGCAGGGCGCACTGGATGGTGCGGCAGGCGTGATCCTGCGCGGCCACCTCGAAGCGCATGTGGCGACCGCCGCGACCCGTGGCGACGAAGCCGAGATCGTCGACGAACTGATGGAAATCTTCAAGTACGTCTGA
- a CDS encoding metal-sensitive transcriptional regulator yields MTATMPISDREAEKTKILNRLRRLEGQVRGLQKMVEEEKDCVEVMTLYASVRSALESTGDVILETYVEMCQAREEKPANLVKLLKLAR; encoded by the coding sequence ATGACTGCGACGATGCCCATCAGTGACCGTGAAGCTGAGAAGACGAAGATTCTCAACCGTCTGCGCCGCCTGGAAGGGCAGGTTCGGGGATTGCAGAAGATGGTGGAGGAAGAAAAGGATTGCGTGGAGGTGATGACGCTCTATGCCAGCGTCAGAAGTGCGCTTGAGTCCACTGGCGACGTGATTCTGGAGACCTACGTGGAGATGTGCCAGGCCCGCGAGGAAAAGCCTGCCAATCTCGTGAAGCTGCTCAAGCTCGCTCGGTAA
- a CDS encoding antitoxin Xre/MbcA/ParS toxin-binding domain-containing protein, with protein MANPDPILTQLATARRLSSGLPAGVRMLQALGLNRHEQAGLLGLNPRSLERAAHPSAPVLVLAQLARLSITIGIYNALHLLYDANTAAGWLQRANQRPPFGGQTPLDYMRRGGVPAMDETRRLLAGDQGGLFSVTPKAHRAAADFRTVIEL; from the coding sequence ATGGCGAATCCAGATCCGATTCTGACCCAGCTGGCGACGGCACGGCGCTTGTCGAGCGGTTTGCCAGCGGGCGTCCGGATGCTGCAGGCGCTGGGCCTGAACCGCCACGAGCAGGCAGGTCTGCTGGGGCTGAACCCGCGCAGTCTGGAGCGGGCCGCCCACCCGTCCGCCCCCGTGCTGGTCCTGGCTCAGCTGGCCCGGCTGAGCATCACCATCGGCATCTACAACGCGCTGCACCTCCTCTACGACGCCAATACCGCGGCGGGCTGGCTCCAGCGCGCCAACCAGCGCCCCCCTTTTGGCGGTCAGACGCCGCTGGACTACATGCGCCGCGGCGGCGTTCCAGCGATGGACGAGACGCGCCGGCTGCTCGCCGGCGACCAGGGCGGGCTGTTCTCGGTGACCCCGAAGGCCCACAGGGCGGCGGCGGACTTTAGAACGGTGATCGAGCTCTAA
- a CDS encoding DUF6691 family protein, translated as MTSTPRIPGVHSEPAATRTVTGLLVYLLAGLYFGVVLVKSEAASWYRIQEMFRFESFHMFGLIGSAVLTGMVATLLLRRSGLNSRDGQTIRVTDKEKGWRRYVFGGLTFGVGWGLAGVCPGPIFTLLGAGIWPMLLVLAFALLGTYLYGTFKDRLPH; from the coding sequence GTGACCAGTACACCTCGGATTCCAGGCGTCCACAGCGAGCCTGCCGCCACCCGCACAGTCACCGGCCTGCTGGTCTACCTGCTCGCGGGGCTGTATTTCGGCGTGGTCCTCGTCAAGTCGGAGGCGGCCAGCTGGTACCGCATCCAGGAGATGTTCCGCTTCGAGTCCTTCCACATGTTCGGGCTGATCGGTTCGGCGGTGCTGACCGGAATGGTGGCCACCCTGCTCCTGCGCCGCAGTGGCCTGAACAGCCGGGACGGACAGACCATTCGCGTCACGGACAAGGAAAAGGGCTGGCGGCGGTACGTGTTCGGCGGCCTGACCTTCGGGGTGGGCTGGGGCCTGGCGGGGGTCTGCCCGGGACCGATCTTCACGTTGCTCGGAGCGGGGATCTGGCCCATGCTGCTGGTGCTCGCCTTCGCCCTGCTCGGCACCTATCTCTACGGCACCTTCAAAGACCGCCTTCCTCACTAG
- a CDS encoding helix-turn-helix domain-containing protein, with protein sequence MYRGGRRRILTAAQVKDLRQRAEKGESKASLARDFGITWDTVYPYLKTAPDA encoded by the coding sequence ATGTACAGGGGGGGACGCAGAAGGATCCTGACTGCGGCCCAGGTGAAAGACCTGCGGCAGCGCGCCGAGAAGGGCGAGTCGAAAGCCAGCCTTGCCAGAGACTTCGGGATTACCTGGGACACGGTCTACCCATATCTCAAGACCGCGCCCGACGCATAA
- a CDS encoding CopZ family metallochaperone has protein sequence MTKIELDITGMTCGHCQAGVTRALKGVPGVTDAQVDLKTGKAVVNGDTELQQLIEAVVEEGYGAQMANR, from the coding sequence ATGACCAAGATTGAACTTGACATCACCGGCATGACTTGCGGCCACTGCCAGGCCGGCGTGACCAGGGCCCTCAAGGGCGTTCCCGGTGTGACCGACGCTCAGGTGGACCTGAAGACCGGCAAAGCTGTTGTGAACGGCGATACTGAACTACAGCAGCTAATTGAAGCCGTCGTCGAGGAAGGCTACGGCGCTCAGATGGCGAACCGCTAA
- a CDS encoding heavy metal translocating P-type ATPase has product MTMHDHSGHQGHQPAPAAVLEVAFKNCHDASEFADLERSLARVPGVTSVHIDRTRAVAHLGYNPGRATEAELRQYLHEAGYDCACQDCLPSSAQPGHPGAGQEHQEHRTPNRSAMMHDQAAVGHLEAAGGQDPHVAASHGPHESMTNAGHNAHAGMDHDEHAGHGEHMVNDMLRRFVISLVLSIPLVLYSPIGETFGFTARPPFGLSMAWFGLLLSTPVVWWGGWPFISAAWRALKRGEANMMTLIATGVLVSWLFSVYATFFLGGTEVFFEAAAMLTTLSLLGHWLEMRSRFATGRAVEALLKLAPSTARVMRNGQEQEIPLEQVTVGDVLVVRPGDRVPVDGEVVEGSSYVDESMITGEPIPVAKNAGARVTGGTVNQNGAFHFRATAVGADTALSRIVQMVQNAQASKAPAQRLADTAGKYLVFVALGSGLLAFLAWYFLGNEGVIFALTAAVSAIVIACPDALALATPTAITVGVGKGAREGVLFKNATALEATAGVDTVVFDKTGTLTEGKPALTDLLPALGVDEIELLRLAAAADQPSQHPLAEAIVKGAEARGVMVSRPETFDSIPGYGVEATVEGRRVLIGNRKLMGREGLAVGALLGEVDRLAADGKTAMFVAVDGQALGVVAVADTIRDSARQAVQALQALNVKTVMLTGDNRHTAEAVARQLGMDTVIAEVLPEDKAAKVQDLQAQGRKVAMVGDGVNDAPALAQAEVGIAIGAGTDVAVETADLILVRSSPADVAGAIHLARHVRGKIVQNLFWAAIYNVLAIPFAAGVLYPSYGILLRPEWAALLMSASTVIVTVNALMLNRVRLPATRA; this is encoded by the coding sequence ATGACGATGCACGATCACAGCGGGCACCAGGGCCACCAGCCTGCACCAGCCGCTGTCCTTGAAGTGGCGTTCAAGAACTGCCATGACGCTTCGGAGTTCGCCGATCTGGAACGGAGCCTCGCGCGGGTCCCTGGCGTGACCTCCGTCCACATTGACCGCACCCGCGCGGTGGCGCACCTGGGGTACAACCCGGGACGGGCCACAGAAGCCGAGCTTCGGCAGTACCTGCATGAGGCTGGCTACGACTGCGCCTGCCAGGACTGCCTGCCGTCCTCGGCTCAGCCCGGTCACCCGGGTGCCGGCCAAGAGCACCAGGAGCACAGGACACCCAACCGCAGCGCGATGATGCATGACCAAGCCGCAGTGGGCCACCTGGAAGCTGCCGGTGGGCAGGATCCGCACGTTGCGGCCAGTCACGGCCCTCACGAAAGCATGACCAATGCCGGGCACAACGCGCACGCTGGGATGGACCACGACGAACACGCGGGGCACGGCGAGCACATGGTGAATGACATGCTCCGCCGCTTCGTGATCAGCCTGGTGCTGTCCATTCCCCTCGTCCTGTATTCCCCCATCGGCGAAACCTTCGGCTTTACGGCCAGGCCCCCGTTCGGGCTCTCGATGGCCTGGTTCGGCCTCTTGCTGTCCACGCCGGTCGTGTGGTGGGGCGGGTGGCCGTTCATTTCCGCTGCCTGGCGGGCGCTCAAGCGCGGCGAAGCGAACATGATGACGCTGATCGCCACCGGCGTGCTGGTGAGCTGGCTCTTCAGCGTGTATGCCACGTTCTTTCTGGGCGGAACCGAGGTCTTCTTTGAAGCCGCCGCGATGCTGACCACGCTGTCCCTGCTCGGGCACTGGCTGGAAATGCGCTCCCGCTTCGCCACCGGGCGGGCAGTGGAAGCCTTGCTGAAGCTGGCCCCGAGTACCGCCCGCGTGATGCGTAACGGGCAGGAGCAGGAGATTCCCCTCGAGCAGGTGACCGTCGGCGATGTCCTGGTCGTGCGCCCGGGTGACCGTGTGCCAGTCGATGGTGAAGTGGTCGAGGGCAGCAGTTACGTCGACGAGAGCATGATCACCGGCGAACCCATTCCGGTCGCGAAGAACGCGGGGGCCCGGGTGACGGGCGGCACGGTCAACCAGAATGGTGCCTTCCATTTCCGGGCCACCGCCGTGGGCGCAGATACTGCCCTGTCGCGCATCGTGCAGATGGTGCAGAACGCGCAGGCCAGCAAGGCGCCCGCCCAGCGTCTGGCGGACACGGCCGGCAAGTACCTGGTGTTCGTGGCCCTGGGCAGCGGTCTGCTGGCCTTCCTCGCCTGGTATTTCCTGGGAAATGAAGGGGTGATCTTCGCGCTGACAGCCGCGGTCTCGGCGATCGTGATCGCCTGCCCGGACGCCCTGGCCCTGGCGACGCCAACCGCGATCACCGTGGGAGTCGGGAAAGGGGCGCGCGAGGGCGTCCTGTTCAAGAACGCCACCGCCCTGGAAGCGACAGCAGGCGTGGACACGGTGGTGTTCGACAAAACGGGCACCCTGACGGAGGGGAAGCCCGCCCTGACAGACCTGTTGCCTGCACTGGGTGTCGATGAAATCGAACTGCTGCGCCTGGCCGCCGCCGCCGATCAGCCCTCGCAGCACCCGTTGGCTGAGGCCATCGTCAAGGGGGCTGAGGCCAGAGGGGTGATGGTCAGCCGACCTGAGACCTTCGACAGCATTCCCGGTTATGGCGTCGAGGCGACCGTTGAGGGCCGGCGGGTGTTGATTGGGAACCGCAAGCTGATGGGCCGGGAGGGCCTGGCTGTGGGGGCCTTGCTGGGCGAGGTGGACCGTCTGGCGGCCGATGGGAAGACGGCCATGTTCGTCGCGGTCGATGGCCAGGCCCTGGGCGTGGTGGCCGTGGCGGACACCATCCGGGATTCAGCGCGGCAGGCTGTTCAGGCGCTGCAGGCCTTGAACGTGAAGACCGTGATGCTGACCGGTGACAACCGCCACACGGCTGAAGCCGTGGCGCGGCAGCTGGGAATGGACACGGTGATCGCTGAAGTGTTGCCTGAGGACAAGGCGGCGAAGGTCCAGGATCTTCAGGCTCAGGGCCGCAAGGTCGCCATGGTGGGTGACGGCGTGAATGACGCGCCCGCGCTCGCGCAGGCCGAGGTTGGGATTGCCATCGGAGCCGGCACCGATGTGGCCGTGGAAACCGCCGACCTGATTCTGGTGCGCAGCAGTCCGGCAGACGTGGCCGGGGCCATCCACCTGGCCCGCCATGTGCGCGGCAAGATCGTGCAGAACCTGTTCTGGGCCGCGATTTACAACGTCCTGGCCATTCCCTTCGCGGCGGGGGTCCTGTACCCGAGCTACGGCATCCTGCTGCGCCCGGAGTGGGCGGCGCTGCTGATGAGCGCCAGCACCGTGATCGTCACGGTGAACGCGCTGATGCTCAACCGCGTGCGCCTTCCTGCCACGCGCGCCTGA
- a CDS encoding YeeE/YedE family protein, which translates to MIDLLTALRSPLPWYVGGPLIGLTVPLLLWLGNKGFGISANLRHACAILLPDAIKPGFFRYDWRKERWNLMFAGGLILGGIVAGALLANPEPTRLSAAGAQSVQELGVQLRPGLVPAELTDLSNPGVWLLLAVSGLLVGFGTRYGGGCTSGHAITGLSTLQVPSLIATVSFFVGGILSANVLLPLFMAVMA; encoded by the coding sequence ATGATCGACCTGCTCACCGCACTCCGTTCCCCGCTGCCCTGGTACGTGGGGGGGCCCCTGATCGGCCTGACTGTCCCGCTGCTGTTGTGGCTCGGCAACAAGGGCTTCGGGATCTCTGCCAACCTGCGGCATGCCTGCGCCATCCTGCTGCCCGATGCCATCAAGCCCGGCTTTTTCCGCTACGACTGGCGCAAAGAACGCTGGAATCTGATGTTCGCGGGCGGACTGATCCTGGGTGGGATCGTGGCTGGTGCCCTGCTGGCCAACCCGGAACCCACCCGCCTGAGTGCTGCCGGCGCGCAGTCGGTGCAGGAGTTGGGCGTGCAGCTTCGTCCTGGTCTGGTCCCGGCGGAGCTGACTGACCTCTCCAATCCCGGCGTGTGGCTGCTGTTGGCCGTCTCCGGCCTGCTGGTGGGCTTCGGCACCCGGTACGGGGGTGGCTGCACCTCGGGGCATGCCATCACGGGCCTCTCCACCCTGCAAGTCCCCTCGCTGATCGCCACGGTGTCCTTTTTCGTCGGCGGCATCCTGAGCGCGAACGTCCTCCTCCCCCTCTTCATGGCGGTGATGGCGTGA
- a CDS encoding zinc ribbon domain-containing protein: protein MNQDTTHTHHVIRVDRSAYAQLRQAVASGQLQPTQEDLDVMTGGQVYRPAAQLLSVQQLVHDRELQLGHLAITGEFYRLPEQEYTSIIRASLGTYRQYPGVYPLLTGLLAPMTQADETTWLAGVRLAAAQGRQLASGADMVDDLWTPTAWLRDRTRLIELGGEWFVVLYVAQPPRRPVLAGRAVIGVDIGLAPLATAAWGQQHAVTWRLAEPAVPAGEPVEVRALAEILTYAAARAALEDLTRQVLRQANTLVLETIGYARFRGNFTANARRRAVADWHQSWGPQRAYARGIRVVRVPAAFTSQICSACQTHTLGIRQGATFTCPNGHRLDAHVNAALNLVRRYWGLQARARRRRVA, encoded by the coding sequence ATGAACCAAGACACCACCCACACCCACCACGTGATCCGCGTGGACCGCAGCGCGTACGCGCAACTCCGCCAGGCCGTCGCCAGCGGCCAGTTGCAGCCCACTCAGGAAGACCTTGACGTCATGACCGGGGGACAGGTCTACCGCCCCGCCGCCCAGTTGCTGAGCGTTCAGCAGCTGGTGCACGACCGCGAACTCCAGTTGGGCCATCTGGCAATCACCGGCGAGTTTTATCGCCTCCCAGAGCAGGAATACACCTCGATCATCAGGGCATCCCTGGGGACGTACCGCCAGTACCCGGGGGTCTACCCGCTGCTGACCGGCCTGCTGGCACCGATGACCCAGGCAGACGAGACGACGTGGCTGGCTGGCGTGCGCCTGGCCGCCGCTCAGGGCCGCCAGCTGGCGAGCGGCGCGGACATGGTGGACGACCTCTGGACGCCGACCGCCTGGCTGCGTGACCGCACGCGGCTGATCGAGCTGGGGGGCGAGTGGTTCGTCGTACTGTACGTCGCCCAGCCCCCGCGTCGCCCCGTGCTGGCGGGCCGTGCGGTGATCGGTGTGGACATTGGGCTGGCCCCGTTGGCGACGGCGGCGTGGGGCCAGCAGCACGCGGTGACGTGGAGGCTGGCTGAGCCGGCTGTACCCGCCGGCGAGCCGGTCGAGGTGCGGGCGCTGGCCGAGATCCTGACCTACGCCGCGGCGCGCGCGGCGCTGGAAGACCTCACCAGGCAGGTGCTGCGTCAGGCGAACACGCTGGTGCTGGAGACCATTGGCTACGCGCGGTTCCGCGGGAATTTCACGGCTAACGCCCGCCGGCGCGCGGTCGCGGACTGGCACCAGTCGTGGGGACCGCAGCGGGCATACGCCCGGGGCATCCGGGTGGTGCGGGTTCCCGCGGCGTTCACCAGCCAGATCTGCAGTGCGTGTCAGACGCATACCCTGGGTATCCGGCAGGGGGCGACGTTCACGTGTCCCAACGGTCACCGCCTGGATGCCCACGTCAACGCGGCGCTCAACCTGGTGCGCCGGTACTGGGGACTGCAGGCACGCGCCCGGCGCCGGCGCGTGGCGTGA
- a CDS encoding rhodanese-like domain-containing protein encodes MSYQDIFTAELEPRLREGATLYDVREIDEYEQGHIPGAINIPLSDLPARVGEITAPAVIVCLSGGRSAQAAAYLDAQGVTGVMNLSGGTLGWMREGREVKPGTQP; translated from the coding sequence ATGAGCTACCAAGACATCTTTACCGCTGAACTCGAACCCAGACTCCGCGAGGGAGCCACCCTGTACGACGTCCGCGAGATCGACGAGTACGAGCAGGGCCATATCCCCGGCGCGATCAACATTCCCCTGTCCGATCTGCCCGCACGCGTGGGCGAGATCACCGCCCCCGCCGTGATCGTGTGCCTGAGTGGCGGTCGCAGCGCCCAGGCCGCCGCGTATCTGGACGCGCAGGGCGTAACGGGCGTGATGAACCTCTCGGGCGGCACCCTGGGCTGGATGCGTGAGGGCCGCGAGGTGAAGCCCGGCACCCAGCCGTGA